The Blattabacterium sp. (Cryptocercus kyebangensis) region TTGGAAATTCTTCACTTCAAATGAAAAATTTTTTGAAAATTATTCAATCCTAATTTTTATTTGTTATCTTTATGATTGTAAAAAATATTTGGCCTCGTAGCTTAATTGGATAGAGCATCTGACTACGGATCAGAAGGTTATGGGTTCGACTCCCTTCGAGGTCTCATCTTTTTTTTTTATCCTAAATAAGGTTTTAGTATTTTACTTCTAGAAGAATGTTTTAATCTTTTTAAGGCTATGCTTTCTATTTGTCTTACACGTTCTCTTGTTAAATCACAAGATTGTCCTACTTCTTCTAAGGTCATTGGTGGAGATCCATTTAATCCAAAATGTAAAATGATAACTCGACGCTCTCTTTCACTTAAAGTTTCCAAAATTCTTTTTATATCTTTACGAAGAGACTCCTTTTCTAAATGTTCATCTGGACGAGGAGATTCATCAGATTTTACTAAATCGTATAGATTAGAATCCTCCCCATCTATTAATGGAGCATCCATAGAAATATGTCTACCTGAATTTTTTAGAGATTCTTCTACCTCTTTTTCATTCATTTCTAAATGTTCAGCTATTTCTCTTGCAGAAGGTGTTCTTTGAAGTTCTTGCTCTAATTGAGCAAGAGTTTTAAGGATTTTGTTCAACAATGCCAATTTATTTGTAGGTTGACGAATAGAACGTGACTGTTCTGCTATAGCCTGTAATATAGCTTGTCTTATCCACCATACAACATAAGAAATACATTTAAATCCTCTTGTTTCATCGAATCTCAATATTCCCTTGATCAAACCTAGATTACCTTCATTAATTAAATCACATAAACTTAACCCTTGATTTTGATATTGTTTTGCAACAGAAACCACAAAACGTAAATTTGCATTTACTAGTTTATCTATAGCGGAGGAATCTCCTTCTCTCGCTCTACGTGCATATTCAACTTCTTCTTCTGGAGTCAATAATGGAATTTTTCCTATTTCATGAAGATATTTATCTAAAGATTCAGATTCACGATTTGTGACTTGTTTAGTGATTTTAAGTTGTCTCATGTTTTTTTATTATTTTACTCATTTTTTAGGATGAGGTAAAAGTACTTTCCTAGAAAGTTTCATTTTTTTATTTTTATTATCAATTCCCATAAATTTTACATCTATGATATCTCCAATGTGTAATTCGTCTTCTATATTACTTAGTCTTTTCCATCCTATTTCAGAAATATGCAACAATCCTTCCACTCCTTTAGATATTTCAACAAAAGCTCCAAAATCTTTGATAGATTTTACTTTTGCTTTATAAACCTTTCCGATTTCAGGTACAAAAGTAATTTCTTTAATTCTATGAACTGCTTCCTCCATTTTTTTATAATCTTTTCCTATAATTTCAATATAACCCATATTCCCTTTTTCTTCAATTAAAATACTTGTCTCTGTACAAGATTGTATTTCTTGAATAACTTTTCCACCAGGACCAATTACAGAACCTATAAAATTTTTTGGGATATTGAAAGTATATATTTTAGGAGCATTAGGTTTCAATTTTTTTCTATATATAGGTAAAGTTTCTAGCATTTTTTTTAGAATAAACATACGTCCTTCTAAAGCTTGTATTAAAATTTGATTTAAAAGATCATAGGTGAATCCTTGTATTTTTTTTACATCCATTTGACATGCTGTAATTCCATATTTTGTTCCTGTTATTTTAAAATCAAGGTCTCCAAAACTATCTTCGTCTCCCATAATATCAGATAAAATAACTTTTTTTTCTTTATCTATAAATAATCCCATAGCAATACCGGAAACAGGTTTTTCAAGAGATATTCCTGCATCCATTAATGCTAAACTTGCTGCGCAAACTGTAGCCATAGAAGAAGATCCATTAGATTCTAAAATATCCGATACTACACGAATCGTATAAGGATTATCAGGTATAACATTTTTTAATGCACGTTGTGCTAAATTTCCATGTCCTACTTCACGTCTAGATACACCTCTAATTGGACGTATTTCTCCTGTGGAAAAAGGAGGAAAATTATAATGTAGATAAAATTTTTCTTGATTTTCCATGATTACATTATTAATTCTATTAGCATCTAAAGAGGATCCTAATGTTACTGTAGTTAATGATTGAGTTTCTCCTCTAGAAAATAAAGCAGAACCATGAACTCCAGGAAGATAATCCACAATACTCCATATTTCTCGTATTTTTTTATTAGTTCTTCCATCTAACCGAATTCCTTCTTCTAAAATCATATTTCTGGTTATTTTTTTTTTTATTTCTTCAAAACATTGATCTATAAAAATTTCATTTTTTTCTCTATCATTTATAGGTAATTTTTTTTTAAAATTATTTAATATTTTATATTCTTGAATAGATCTGGTTTTTTTATCCAAAAAGTTTTTATATAATTTGTAAATTTTTTCGTATGAAAAAGAAAAAAGTTTTTTTTTCATAGTTTTTTTTTCCAATAAACATGGATCTTCTATATTATTATTTTCATAAAATGAAAAGAAAGGATTCTTGGATTTTAGTTGTAGTAGTTTTTCTACCAATCTGTTTTGGGCTTTTATTTGAATTTTAATTTCTTGATGAGCTATAGTAACCGCGTTAATAAATTCATCTTCTGTGATTTCTTTCATTTCTCCTTCTATCATAATAATGGAATTAGTAGAAGCTCCTACTATTAGATCTATATCAGATTTTTCCAATTGATCTAAACTTGGATTTAGAATAAATTTTCCATTTACACGTATGATACGAATTTCTGATATAGGTCCATTAAATGGAATTCCAGAAATAGATAATGCTGTAGAAGCAGCTAGTCCAGCTAATCCATCTGGTAAAACTGTTTTATCGTATGATAATAAAGATATCATGATTTGTATTTCTTTTCGAAAAGATTCAGGGAAAGTAGGCCTTAAAACACGATCTACCAATCTCATTGTCAAAATTTCTTCATCAGAAGGTCTTCCTTCTCTTTTTATAAATCCACCAGGAATTTTACCTCCTGCAGAATATTTTTCTCTATAATCTACTGTTAGTGGTAAAAAATGGGTTTCATTATTTATTTCTTTGGAAACTACTACAGTAGCTAATAATATTGTATTTCCTATACGTATGATAGCTGAACCATCTGCTTGTTTAGCTAATTTTCCTGTTTCTATAATAATAGTACGTCCATCTCCTAGAGAGATAATTTCCTTTACTGTATCTAACATGTTTTATTTTTTACTTTTGGATTTTTAAAAAAAAAAGAAATAATAAAAATTACGTTTCTTTTATTATGTGTGTAGTATGAATGATATGAAAAGAAATTATCTGTATGTTCTGTATGTAATGATCTTTGATCATTTTCTTAATCCTAGGATTTTTATAATTTTTTTATAACTATTTATATCCTTTTTTTCTATATATTTCAATAATTTTTTTCTTTTTCCTACTAATCTTATTAGTGATCTTTCTGTATTAAAATCTTTTCTATTATTTTTTAGGTATTTACTTAAATGATTAATCCGATAAGTGAATAAAGCTATTTGAGATTGAGAAGATCCTGTATCCAAAACAGAAGTTCCATACGTTTTAAATATTTCTTTCTTTTTATTTTCAGTTAAATACATTAAATACATAATACAATATCTTTAATCTGATAAAGTTAAAAATATTTTAGAAATATATATTTATACTTTTACTTTATTTTAATTTAAGTATAGAATCTAGATATTTTCTATCATTAGATAAACGAGGAACTTTATTTTGACCTCCTAGTTTTTTATGAATTTTTAACCAATCGTAGAATAATCCAGTTCTAGCTATATATATAATAGGAGGACGTAAAACTATATTTTTATATCGCTTAATTTCATAATCAGAATTCAATAATTTTAATTCATTATCTAAAACATCCCGAAAATAGGATAAATCTTCTGGAGGTTTTTTAAATTCTATAATCCATTCATGAGCTCCTGAATTTTTTTTGTTCATGTAAATTGGTCCGGCTGTATATTCATGAATAATAGAATTTGTTTTCAAACAAGTTTTTTTTAAAGCTATTTCTGCATTTTCTATAATTAATTCTTCTCCAAAAGAATTTATATAATGATTTGTTCTTCCGGAAATAGATATCCGATATGGAGATATACTAGTAAATTTTATAGTATCTCCAACTATGTATCTCCATAATCCAGCATTGGTAGAAACGACTAAAGCATAATTTTTATTTAATTCTACCTTATCAATAGGAATAATTTTTGGATAAGGGTTATGGAATTCTTCCATAGGAATAAATTCATAAAAAATTCCATGATCTAATAAAAGTAAAAGACCCTCAACGTTTTTTTGGTCTTGTACGGCAAAAAATCCTTCGGATGCACTGTATACATTATAATAATTTATAGGATGGGTAAATAAATCATTATACTGTTTTATATAGGGATTAAAACTAACACCTCCATGGAATATAACTTCTAAATTAGGCCATATTTCATTTATTTTTTTTTTATTGAATTCGTTTAATAATCGATTTAAAAAAATTAATAACCAAGAACAAACTCCTAATAAAATACGAACATCTTTGGATGCAGTTACTTTTACTAAAGTTTCTAATTTTTTTTCCCATTCACTCATTAAGGCTATTTTTTTTCTAGGAATACTAATATATTCTGCCCAAAATGGAAGATTTTTTATTAAAATGGATGACAAATCTCCATAAAAAGTGTTGTAATTTTTACATAATTCATGACTTCCTCCTAAACGTAGAGCTTTCCCAAAGAATACTTTTGTTCCTGGATGATTATGAATATATATAGAGAGCATATCTTTTCCTGCTTTGTAATGACAATCATGCATAGAAAAATTAGTAACAGGAATGTACTTACTTTTTGTATTGGTAGTTCCAGAAGATCTAGCAAACCATTTTACTTTTCCAGGCCATAATATATCCTTTTCTCCTTTACGAATTCTTTTAATGATAGGAATTAAATCTATATAATTGCATACAGGAATTCTTTCAGAAAATTGTTTATATTCTTTAATATCTCGAAATCCATATTTTTTTCCAAATTCTGTATTTTTTGCATAAACCATCATTTGATGGATTAACCTATGTTGTATTTCTATTGGATATCGTATGATCGATTCTATTTTTTTTATTCTTTTTTTTATAAAAGAAGATGTTAAATATCCAGATAAATATTTCATTATGATGGAATTTTTTAATCAATCAAAAATAAATTTTTGAACCAATTTTTTTGGATAAATAAATAGAAACAATTCCAAAAGTCAATTCTTTTGTAGAATAAGTTTTAAATCCGTGGTATTTTAAAAGTTTTTTCATTTTTTTCCCATAATAAGAAAAATATTTAATAGATTCTTGTAAATAGTTATAAGCAAAATGGTTATTAGAGATAAAATTTCCTATTTTAGTTAAAATAGAATGAGAATAAAGATTATAAAATATTTTTATATAAGGATTCGAAGGATTGGAAAATTCTAAAATTTCTAAAATTCCTAAAGGCTTTAGAATCCTATATATTTCTTTGAAAGAAAGATGAAGGTATTGAAAGTTTCTTATTCCAAATGCAATAGTAACTACATCAAAAGTATTTTTTTCAAAAGGAATATTTTGTGAATAACCTCGAATTAGGGTTATTCTTTTTTCCAAAGAATTATTTTTTATTTTATCCTTTGCTATTTTTAGCATTTTTTCAGAAGGATCTAAACCTATAATAGAAGCATTTCTAAATTTTTTCGCTAGCAAAATAGCTAAATCTCCAGTTCCAGTAGCCAAATCTAATATTTTTTTTATTTTTTTTTTTAATAGTGGTTAGCAAATTTATTACTTTTTTTCTCCATAGTATATCTATTCCAAAAGATAAAATATGATTAAGAAAATCATATTTTGAAGATATTTTATCGAACATTTTTGTTAATTTATCTTCTGATAAAAGAGAATTTTTGTTCATAATATGAATTAAAATTTACTTAAGTTAAGAAAAACGATTCTTTTTAAAGAATTTTCTTTTTTTTACTTTTTATTTTTAGTTATTATTTTTATTAAACAAAGAATGATTCGATCAATAATTACAGGAACTGGACACTACTTACCAAAAAAAATTATAAGGAATAATCATTTTTTAAAACATACATTTTACGATAAAAAAGGATTAAAAATTGAAAAATCTAATGAAGAAATTATCAAAAAATTTCAAGAAATTACAGAAATAGAAGAAAGAAGATATATAAATAATTCCTTATTCAATTCTGATATAGCTTCTATAGCTGGAAAAAGAGCTTTGATCAATTCTAAAATTGATAAAGAAAAAATAGATTATATTATTTCTGCCCATAATTATGGAGATATTAATCCTATTTCTTTACAATCTGATATAATGCCTTCTATAGCTTCTAAAGTGAAAAATAAACTTCAAATAAAAAATAAAAAATGTCGTCCATATGATATGATTTTTGGTTGTCCAGGATGGATAGAAGGGATGATATTGGCGGATCAACTTTTAAGATCTAAAAACGCTCAAAATATTTTGATTACTAGTTCTGAAACTTTATCTAAAGTAATAGATCCGCATGATAGAAATTCTATGATTTTTTCAGATGGAGCGGGAGCAGCCGTTTTATCCTCTATAGAAATAGAAGAAGAAAATCAAGGAATTATTCATTATGACTCTCAGTGCAATAATAATGAAGAACTATATTATTTAACTAATGGCCCTTCTTTGAATCCCAATTATAAAAAATCTTTAGTGAATATTAGAATGAATGGAAGACGTATTTATGAATATGCATTAAAAGAAGTTCCAAATATGCTAAAAAGTATACTAGATCATGCTAATTGGCATATTAAGGATATTAACAAGATTCTTATTCATCAAGCTAATGCAAAAATGGATTATGCTATTTTAAAAAGATTGTTGAAATTGTATAAGTATTCATCTTCAAACAAAGATTTTTGTAAAAATTTAATGCCAATGACTATTCAAAAGTTTGGAAATAATTCTGTATCAACTGTTCCGATACTATTGGATTTAATTATTCAAAGAAAGATGCCTCCTCATGAAATTAATCCTGGAGATACCATATTAATGGCTTCATTAGGAGCAGGAATGAATATTAATGGAATGATTTATCGTTTTCCTAAAAAAAAAATTAAAAAATATTATGAAAAAAAAAATACATCCAGAAAATTATAGACCTGTTGTATTTAAAGATATTAACAACGAAACTCTATTTATTTGCAGATCTACCGTAAATACAAAAGAATCCATTCAAATAGATGAATCTATTTATCCACTATATAAAATGGAAATATCCAGTTATTCTCATCCATTTTTTACTGGAGAAAAAAGATTTTTAGGGAAAACAGGACCAGCAGAAAAATTTAAGAAAAAATACGAAAAATATAAAAAATTTTAATATCAAATATAAATTATCTTATATATGGATTATTTCATATTATATGATGGTAATAAAGAATGGAAAAATTTACTTCCTATAACATTTACTAGACCTGTATCAGAAATTCGATTAGGAATCTTTACAATAAGAGAAAGATGGGAAAGGTATATTGGAGGAAAAGCTTTTGTACTTACAAAACCATTTCTT contains the following coding sequences:
- a CDS encoding class I SAM-dependent methyltransferase; this translates as MNKNSLLSEDKLTKMFDKISSKYDFLNHILSFGIDILWRKKVINLLTTIKKKNKKNIRFGYWNWRFSYFASEKI
- the rpsO gene encoding 30S ribosomal protein S15, which translates into the protein MYLTENKKKEIFKTYGTSVLDTGSSQSQIALFTYRINHLSKYLKNNRKDFNTERSLIRLVGKRKKLLKYIEKKDINSYKKIIKILGLRK
- a CDS encoding RNA polymerase sigma factor RpoD/SigA, which encodes MRQLKITKQVTNRESESLDKYLHEIGKIPLLTPEEEVEYARRAREGDSSAIDKLVNANLRFVVSVAKQYQNQGLSLCDLINEGNLGLIKGILRFDETRGFKCISYVVWWIRQAILQAIAEQSRSIRQPTNKLALLNKILKTLAQLEQELQRTPSAREIAEHLEMNEKEVEESLKNSGRHISMDAPLIDGEDSNLYDLVKSDESPRPDEHLEKESLRKDIKRILETLSERERRVIILHFGLNGSPPMTLEEVGQSCDLTRERVRQIESIALKRLKHSSRSKILKPYLG
- a CDS encoding GH3 auxin-responsive promoter family protein gives rise to the protein MKYLSGYLTSSFIKKRIKKIESIIRYPIEIQHRLIHQMMVYAKNTEFGKKYGFRDIKEYKQFSERIPVCNYIDLIPIIKRIRKGEKDILWPGKVKWFARSSGTTNTKSKYIPVTNFSMHDCHYKAGKDMLSIYIHNHPGTKVFFGKALRLGGSHELCKNYNTFYGDLSSILIKNLPFWAEYISIPRKKIALMSEWEKKLETLVKVTASKDVRILLGVCSWLLIFLNRLLNEFNKKKINEIWPNLEVIFHGGVSFNPYIKQYNDLFTHPINYYNVYSASEGFFAVQDQKNVEGLLLLLDHGIFYEFIPMEEFHNPYPKIIPIDKVELNKNYALVVSTNAGLWRYIVGDTIKFTSISPYRISISGRTNHYINSFGEELIIENAEIALKKTCLKTNSIIHEYTAGPIYMNKKNSGAHEWIIEFKKPPEDLSYFRDVLDNELKLLNSDYEIKRYKNIVLRPPIIYIARTGLFYDWLKIHKKLGGQNKVPRLSNDRKYLDSILKLK
- a CDS encoding ubiquinone/menaquinone biosynthesis methyltransferase — its product is MATGTGDLAILLAKKFRNASIIGLDPSEKMLKIAKDKIKNNSLEKRITLIRGYSQNIPFEKNTFDVVTIAFGIRNFQYLHLSFKEIYRILKPLGILEILEFSNPSNPYIKIFYNLYSHSILTKIGNFISNNHFAYNYLQESIKYFSYYGKKMKKLLKYHGFKTYSTKELTFGIVSIYLSKKIGSKIYF
- the pnp gene encoding polyribonucleotide nucleotidyltransferase encodes the protein MLDTVKEIISLGDGRTIIIETGKLAKQADGSAIIRIGNTILLATVVVSKEINNETHFLPLTVDYREKYSAGGKIPGGFIKREGRPSDEEILTMRLVDRVLRPTFPESFRKEIQIMISLLSYDKTVLPDGLAGLAASTALSISGIPFNGPISEIRIIRVNGKFILNPSLDQLEKSDIDLIVGASTNSIIMIEGEMKEITEDEFINAVTIAHQEIKIQIKAQNRLVEKLLQLKSKNPFFSFYENNNIEDPCLLEKKTMKKKLFSFSYEKIYKLYKNFLDKKTRSIQEYKILNNFKKKLPINDREKNEIFIDQCFEEIKKKITRNMILEEGIRLDGRTNKKIREIWSIVDYLPGVHGSALFSRGETQSLTTVTLGSSLDANRINNVIMENQEKFYLHYNFPPFSTGEIRPIRGVSRREVGHGNLAQRALKNVIPDNPYTIRVVSDILESNGSSSMATVCAASLALMDAGISLEKPVSGIAMGLFIDKEKKVILSDIMGDEDSFGDLDFKITGTKYGITACQMDVKKIQGFTYDLLNQILIQALEGRMFILKKMLETLPIYRKKLKPNAPKIYTFNIPKNFIGSVIGPGGKVIQEIQSCTETSILIEEKGNMGYIEIIGKDYKKMEEAVHRIKEITFVPEIGKVYKAKVKSIKDFGAFVEISKGVEGLLHISEIGWKRLSNIEDELHIGDIIDVKFMGIDNKNKKMKLSRKVLLPHPKK
- a CDS encoding 3-oxoacyl-ACP synthase III family protein, translating into MIRSIITGTGHYLPKKIIRNNHFLKHTFYDKKGLKIEKSNEEIIKKFQEITEIEERRYINNSLFNSDIASIAGKRALINSKIDKEKIDYIISAHNYGDINPISLQSDIMPSIASKVKNKLQIKNKKCRPYDMIFGCPGWIEGMILADQLLRSKNAQNILITSSETLSKVIDPHDRNSMIFSDGAGAAVLSSIEIEEENQGIIHYDSQCNNNEELYYLTNGPSLNPNYKKSLVNIRMNGRRIYEYALKEVPNMLKSILDHANWHIKDINKILIHQANAKMDYAILKRLLKLYKYSSSNKDFCKNLMPMTIQKFGNNSVSTVPILLDLIIQRKMPPHEINPGDTILMASLGAGMNINGMIYRFPKKKIKKYYEKKNTSRKL
- a CDS encoding type B 50S ribosomal protein L31 → MKKKIHPENYRPVVFKDINNETLFICRSTVNTKESIQIDESIYPLYKMEISSYSHPFFTGEKRFLGKTGPAEKFKKKYEKYKKF